The Scleropages formosus chromosome 21, fSclFor1.1, whole genome shotgun sequence DNA segment TCTCTTTCACCTTGGGCTCCTTGCTGACAAACAAGACTGTAGGACCAATAAACAGAAGCTCCATGTTGCTGTACTTGGAGTTTGCAAGATAATCTCTCATTACctgcagaaaaaacacacataagcACAACATATAACAGTGATTACATGACTTGGACATTTAATTTACAGCAGTAATAATCAGTATCAGTACTGCACTTTTAAAACACTTccaatatgtaaatatactacAATACCTATATTGGGGCAGTGGGTGATTAGTACTTACTGCGGTATAAAACAACACCAAGGCAGTCCTTGAGGGCTTACCTAAATCAACTTGTCtagatataaaataatttattcctCTTGCTTTAGAccttaaaacaaacaagaacTGTGCCtatattttatgcaaaattgCTGCTTGGAAATGTTCAGGCATCAACTGACTGCTCCATGTTTAAGATGAAGAAACTGTACTGTCCCCTGTTGTTCCACACTGGTAACTACAATACCTCCAACAAAACTACAAAAATTCCAACTCCCTGCCACTAACaggtttttaaatgaattcgagactttaaaatgaaattagcTTGATTTCAGTCTGCTCCTGTTGTATTAAATTTATCATCAGCATCGTACAATGTACTGCAGCCTGTTCAGCAAGTATTCATAGATCTTGCTTTCCAACTTTGTCCTCTCAAACAGTTCTGAAGAACACCATTAGTCAGTACTACGAAGCAGCAAAGAGCATACCTGGTTGGGAAAGAACTTGACAAAAATGTCATGCTTGCGCAGTCGGTGCTTGAGCATCAGCATATCTTCTGCAGTGGTGGAGTTGTTCTGGACAACGGCAATCATCTTACTCTGCTGAAATGTGGCCTTGACTTGCTTGCTCAAGAACGCCACCACCCTGCTGTCCTAACACAGCACACAAGAACAACctaattatattttaatcagCCAGCTctatcaaaaaagaaaatctgatcAGCCCATCACTACATGTACAGTAAAGCCCCGATTTACTGCAAATTCAGATATAATGCGATAGGTCATTGGAGccttttttgctctttcatGAATATCAGAAACTACAATTAAGTTCAAAAGTTGGCAAAGTTTACAAACCTAGCAAACCATTTTACAGTGCAAGTGAgttagaaatgctgaaatgcctGTAACAGCAACCATTAATTTGCAGAACTCCTTAATTCAAAGGAAATATACTTGCCAGAAAGTAAACCTGCAAAAAATGGATCAAATAGAGCAAAAATAGGGGTCATTTAGGATGTTTAAACGCTGACTTTCTTGAACCCTATgttgtgtgtcactgcatgagaagagagcgctacaaaaataaactgaaactgaattgaacCCCGATTCAGCGCAACCCTGCTTTTTTCGCGATGATATTTTATGGACCCTAACGATCACATTATAACAGGGTTTCACTGTATGTTTATCTGCATGTACATCTGTTAACCTGAATAATAATGGCCCTATGGGTGCACACATCAAGCAAACTGACACAAGGTGTCAGAAAGAACCATCAATGTAGAGGGCATACCTACTGGTTCTGAGAGATAGTTAACACTGAAAATTTGTTCtttgagcttttctccaaagctcatactgatttacacagttatacagaagggtaatttttactgtatcagttccagGTGAAggaaacagcaggaggtgggattcaagtctGAGGCCTTGAAGTGTAAGACGACTGCTTCAaacactctgccacctgctggccctccaGATAAACGGAGGTAATATAAAAATTGGGCGCAGATGCTAACAGAGTGGTATTTTCGTTTGAAGGTGTAAAAGTCAAAATATGTATGTTGAGTCCATCCAGGCAGGACTGGACTAATGCTGCAATGTCTGTCAGTCGTGTGACTAGTCGCTCAGTccaatgtaaaatttaaatgattatttttaaaaaaaaaaaaatcatcttaacAGGAGAGTAATGGAgttataaacaaaatattttaacaaatgtttaaCAAATTCATGTTTGCTTTGCATGGTTACAAATCAGTTGAGATATTGAAAGTTATTTTGTTAAACTGTTGAAAACTGATGTGGATGTAATGAGAGGAAAGAGGCTTGTGTAAAGAATATGGTGATTCCTTCCAAGAATTGTTAAACAAGCCAAATAACCACCcacttttcaaagtgtttttttatgaaattctggaaaatatatcACTGTGATGCACAAAACAGCCCCATCATTGTCCTGGCCCGCTAGAACCCCCACAGTACCAATGTGCACCcacttgctgtgtgtgtgagacgcgGGGATTCCTGGCGCAGCCCTCGCTTCGGGGAGGGACATATTCAGTCACAGCCAGCAGCTTCTGCTTGAGGAAGTGGACCGGCTTCCTGTGGCGGGTTACGGCCTTGGAGCCGTGACGGACAGCGTGTGCGAGGGGCAACCAGCCTGGGGGCAGGGACGTGACATACCATGATGGTCACACACCTTAGGCTTAGTACAGCTTCCCAGcacagcaaaacacagcagCGTGGACAGGCACAAAAAACCACAATGCTGTTCTCCTACAGTTTACACCAGTAAAACCAAAAACGTGTGTTCTTGATACCTCACCTCACGTCCAGGCAGAAGCACCTGGCAATAATGTTACATGTTCTCACATCAACAACGGGTAAGCCACCTGACTTTAAGTTAACAGAGACAATTACAGTAGACACTGCAGCTTTAGGGCATTTATCGCTAACGACTACTTAATAAACATCCTTCCTTATTTTTAACATACTACTGACTCAGTATCCTTCTCGACTACCGATCCGATTTCGAGGGTGAGGTGACACCGCCCCTACGTTACTTACGCGCACCTCACTGAACCTCACGCCCCACAGTTATTAACAGTACCCGTTGCATACAGGGCCATATCTAGCAGTACTTGCGAGGGATTGTAGTTTCCACAAACAGTCAATTGTTCACAATTCTGCATTTATACCACTTTAATAGCAGTATTTTACACTGTCTTACTTTGCTTTGGAAGAAACCTGCTGCACAAGGTCGCCGCCATCTTTTCCAGGAAGTGACGTCACATTGATTACGTTTTccgtctttttttcttttttcttttttttattaaaataaacgaATAATTCAAGGACTACTAGAACATTAATACAGAACAACCAAGCCTAGccaagaaaaagtaaacaaaataaataggtaaataaaaaaacacacaaaattattGACACGACAGTCCAATATAGCAAAGAATATGGGATGAAAACCTTAGAAatattacagtactgtacagtctTAATGGCCTTATTATTACACTCCTCAGTAGTCTTTATgtgctgtttaaattttttaagataatttttgtacctgtgtatatgatatttgcCTCAGatgattaataaatgtatgatatatgcctgtggggggtgcggtggcgcagtgggttggaccacagtcctgctgtccggtgggtctggggttcaagtcccgcttagggtgccttgcgacggactggcgtcctgtcctgggtgtgttccctccccctctggccttacgcccctgtgttcccaggtgggctccggttccccgtgaccccgtatgggacaagcggttctgaaaatgtgtgtgtgtgtgtgtgtgtgtgtgtgtgtgtatatgcctgtttctctgtgctACTATAAAAAGTAAGAATCCAAACATATTCATGATATACTAAAGCAAAATCTTTACACagtttattaataatgaactTAAGGTCATCTCTCCACACCTTTTTGGTGTAATAACAGTGCCGGAATAGGTGGGGCACAGTCTCTCAGGTTACAggttacaaaaagaacaatttacatcCATCCCAGCCATGAATTTTCAGAGAAAATGTTTCACAGGGTAGAACTTGCATACAATCTTAAAAGAGATTTCCTTAacattatttgttaaaaaagtatttgtgaGTCAGCAGACAACCTTTCTCCCATGGGAAACTGTGAACAAAGCAGTGACATAAGGTAAGGTGGCAACCTCATCCTGAAGCAAAGCACAAACACCTCCgttattatttctgaaagaGTGTGAAAGACTGACTCTTCCACAAAGAGTATCAACCAAATTCACTGTGGAGACAAGAATAGGGTAAGAGACCTCTTTAGGCAGAGTCACAGAATAGCCTCCATTACCAGGCCACACTCTTTCTTAGTAACAGGAAGCCTGAAATATGACACAAATTCACTGCAGCTCAATACATTTTCCTGTGAGGTCATCACGTGGCCCACAGAAAGGATCTTTCTATCAAACCAAGTCCTGTAAAAATACTCTTACCTTTACATATCACCATCATTACAAATATACTACTGATGTGCGGAAAGCTGTGCTTTTGAATTAGCTTCCATGCCAGCAGAGCCTGTTGGGGAAAGGCTGATAGTTTAAGAGGTAACTTTTCTATATTGTAATTACACAGCAAGAGGGATGACAGATTACTGATTtgatcaaaaataaatttagcaaTGAAATTCCAGGTGGAGGCATCATTTCTCAGAAATTGTTTAAACTGGTAAATGTTAAGAGTCAGGGTAGAAAAGTCTAAGAACTGGAGCCCACCACTTTTAGGTGAGTTAATAACGACAAGCTTTCTGACATAGTTTAGAAGgttttcccacaaaaaaattactttaacttTGTTTATTGTGTTGGCAGGTTTGCTGTCTAAATAGTAAATGCACTAAAGAGGCAATGTAAGTGAGCCAGAAAATACCTTCTGCTTTGGACCTAGAATGACACACCCTTTTAAAGACAGGTTGCTTTGCAACCAGAAACTGAATTAGTCTTTTGTCTTATCAATCACAGGGTTGAAGTAGAGATCCCTTCCTATTTGTGGATCCTAAGTGTTACACTTCTATATTTACATCGGTAgaggtagtgtaatggttagattCACATCCTTTGGATGCACAGGtttttggttcaaatcccaccacctccTAGCATTCTCTATCCAAAAATACTTACTATCGATTACAACAGTAAAAttattaccctgctctataataAAGTcaatcagtgtaagtagatATTCACATGATTAAgtggcttggagaaaagtgactggtG contains these protein-coding regions:
- the mrpl10 gene encoding large ribosomal subunit protein uL10m; the encoded protein is MAATLCSRFLPKQSWLPLAHAVRHGSKAVTRHRKPVHFLKQKLLAVTEYVPPRSEGCARNPRVSHTQQDSRVVAFLSKQVKATFQQSKMIAVVQNNSTTAEDMLMLKHRLRKHDIFVKFFPNQVMRDYLANSKYSNMELLFIGPTVLFVSKEPKVKEMLQILRGSPQMVLIGACVEDTLMSRQGILQYSQLPSLATVQGQVVSGLNVLTSQTAAMLHRHPAHLSALLQQYLKQRSEGTSEVGIPESQEATTT